GGGCGACAGCCCGGCCAACCGCTCGGCGACCAGGATGCCCTCGGCGAACCCGACGTGCGCGAGCTGCGGGGTCGCGATGAGGTCGCCCACGGCGCTGATGGAGGGGACGGCGGTGCGGCAGTACTCGTCCACCTTGACGAACCCGCGCTCCAGCTCGACCCCGGCGTCCTCCAGGCCGATCCCGTCGGACACGGGCCCGCGCCCGACGGCCACCAGCAGCAGCTCCGCGGCGATCGTCGCGCCGCCCTCCAGGGTGACGGTGACGCCGCCGTCGGCGCGCTCGACGCCCTCGAACCGCGCGCCCAGCTCGAACTTGATGCCGCGCTTGCGGAAGGCCCGCTCCAGCCGCTTGGAGCTGGTCTCCTCCTCCAGCGGGAGCAGGTGGGGGAGGGCCTCGACGATGGTGACCTCGGCGCCGAACGAGCGCCAGAGGGAGGCGAACTCCACGCCGATCACGCCGCCGCCCAGGACCACCACCGAGGACGGCACCCGGTCCAGCACCAGCGCGTGGTCGCTGGAGATCACCCGCTCGCCGTCGATGTCCAGGCCCGGCAGGGACCGGGGCGCGGAGCCGGTGGCCAGCACGATGTGCCGGCCCTCGAGGACCTCGTCGCCGACCCGCACGGAGGTGGGGCCGACCAGCCGGCCCTCGCCCTCCACGATCGTGATGCCCTTGGACTTGATCAGCCCGGTGAGCCCCTTGACGGTGGTGGAGACGACCTTGTCCTTGTACGCCTGCACACCGGCGACGTCCACGCCCTCGAAGGTCGCCTTCACGCCGAAGGTCGCGGCCTCGCGGGTCTGGTCGGCGACCTCCGCGGCGTGCAGCAGGGCCTTGGTCGGGATGCACCCGCGGTTGAGGCAGGTGCCGCCGAGCCTGTCGCGCTCGATGAGGGCGACCGTCATCCCCAGCTCCACGGCCCGCAGAGCACAGGCGTATCCGCCGCTGCCACCACCCAGGACGACGATGTCGAAGGGGCCGCTGTCGACCAACTGAACGCTCCTTGTCGTGCGTTGCTCATGCCGCGCCGGGACGTTACCCCCGTCGCGGGGAAATCTTTTCATTTTTTCGCGCCGTCGTGCCGTCTTACACGGCGATCTGCGTCACAACGCCCCGGCCGCCACGTCCTCCGCGAGCTGCACGAGCGTGCGCGTCGCGGCGCCGGTGCCGCCCTTGGGGGTGTAGCCGTACGGCTCGCCCTTGTTGAACGCCGGGCCCGCGATGTCCAGGTGTCCCCACTTGACACGCTCGGGAACGAACTCCGCGAGGAACACGCCGGCGACCAGCATCCCGCCCCAACGATCGCCGCTGATGTTGGCGATGTCGGCGACCGCCGAGTCGAGGCCCTTGCGCATCTCCGGCGGGAGCGGCATCGGCCAGGACGGCTCCCCGGCGCGGTCGGCGGCCGAGACCACCTTCGCGCGCACGTCGTCGTCGTTGGCCATCACCCCGGCGGTGCGGGTGCCCAGCGCGACCAACTGCGCGCCGGTCAGCGTGGCGACGTCCACGAGCAGGTCGGGGGAGTCCTCGCCGGCGCGCACCAGCGCGTCGGCCAGCACCAACCGGCCCTCGGCGTCGGTGTTGAGGACCTCGACGGTCTTGCCGCCGTACATGGTGAGGACGTCGGAGGGGCGCTGGGCGGTGCCGCTGGGCATGTTCTCCGCCAGCGGCAGGTAGCCGATCACGTTGACCCTGGGCTTGAGCGCGGCGATGGCGTGCAGCGCGCCGAACACGGCGCCCGCGCCGCCCATGTCGGACTTCATCCAGTCCATGGCCTCCGCCGGCTTGAGCGACAGGCCCCCGGTGTCGAAGGTGATGCCCTTGCCGACGTACACCACGGTCTTGTCGGCCTCGGGGTGGCTGTAGGACAGCCGCACCAGGCGCGGCGGGTTGGCCGAGCCCTGCCCGACCCCGACGATGCCGCCGTAGCCGCCGTCGGCCAGCGCCTTCTCGTCGAGGACCTCCACGCCGAGACCGACCTCGCCGCCCACCCGGGCGGCGATCTGCGCGAAGTCCTCGGGCGACAGGTCCGACGGCGGCGTGTTGACCAGGTCGCGGACCAGCGTGATCGAGGCGGCCAGCGTCTCGGCCCGGGCGAGCGCGTCGGCGCCGCCCTCGGCGGCGGACAACACGGTCAGCTCGGCGACCGGCTCCTTGCGCTCTCCGGTGCGGTAGCGGCCGAAGGAGTAGTTGCCCAGCAGCGCGCCCAGCGCCACCGCGCCCACCTCCTCGGCGGAACCCGCGGGCAGCGCCAGGGCGACCCTGCCGGACCCGGCCAGGGCCCGCACCGCGGCGCCCGCCGCCCGGCGCAGCGCCTCGGCGTCGACGGCGTCGCCGAGCCCGGCGGCCACCAGGACCGGCGCGGGGAGGCCGCCCAGCGTGGGAAGCTTGGTGATCTCACCGGCCGCGCCGGTGGCGCCCACGGACTTCAGCGCGGCGGCCAGCCGGCCGTCGAGGGCCTGCTCGAGGTCCTGCGCCCCCTCGGCCGCGCGGAGGCCGGGACCGGACGGTCCGCCGGTGTCGTCGGGGACGATCCCGATCACGATCGCGTCGACTTCCAGGGCCGACGGTGCTGCGCTGTCCAGGCTGATGGTCGTCACGTAAGCCGATGCTAGTCCCCCGGCTGACCGCTTTCGCCCTTTTGGATCAAGCCTTACCGCGTGGCGGGGCGCAGCGGGGACGGGCCCTCCGCGCGGTGAGCCGCGTGGTCAGCGCACGGCCAGGACGATCAGGGAGGTCGTCGCGGCGATCTCGGCCAGCGCCCCGAGCACGTCCCCGGTGACGCCGCCCAGTCGGCGGACGGCGCGTCGCAGGGTCAGCAGCGCGGCCCCGACGCCGAGCAGGACCGCGAGCCCGCCCGACACCGCCCCCTGCACGCCGTCCACCGCCGCGCCGCAGGCGGCCGCCGCCGTCAACGTCACCACCGTCACCAATGCGGCACCGGCGGGTCGCACCGTTCCGGCGACCAGCGCGCCGAGCCCGTCCTGCCGGGCCGCCGGAACGCCCGCGCGGCAGGCCCAGGGGAAGGCGAGCCGGGCGGTCACCGCCGCGACCGCCACCGCGAACGCCCCATGCTCGCTCTCGGCCAGCGCGGCGGCCTGCACGAGGAGCACGAGCAGCAGGGTGACGACGCCGAACGGCCCGATGTCGGAGCGCTTCATGACCTCCAGGGCCCCCTCGGCGGGCCGCCCGCTCCCCAGCCCGTCGGCCAGATCGGCCAGCCCGTCCAAATGCAGCGCCCGGGTGAGGACGGCCATCGCCCCGAGCGCGAGGACGGCCCGCAGCAGCCCGCCGAGCCCGAGCAGGTCGCCGGCGACCATCACCAGCGCCCCCGTCCCGCCCACCACGAGCCCCACGACGGGCGCCAGCACCATGGCCCGACCGCCGACGACCCGATCGACCCGCCCGACCGGCACCCGGATGACCGTCAGCAGACTGAACGCCAGCCGAACCCCGTCGATCACCGGACCACCTCCCGTACGCCTTCGGCCACGGGCCCCATGGCCTCGTCGCGCGTTCGGCCGCGTGTCCTACGGCGTGGGCGCGCGGCGCGGCGCGGCCGCCGGCTGGGTGGTCGCAAGGTCTCGGGCCGGGGGAACGTCGGCTGCGTCCGCCCGCTCACGAGGGTGTCGCCAGCACGCGTCCGGCGACGATGAGGGCCGTCTCCTCGGACTCCGCCGCCAGGCGTTGGTTGAGGGTGCCGAGCAGGTCGCCGTACAGGCGGCCGGCTCGGGTGGTCGGTATGAGGGAGAGGCCGACCTCGTCGGTGACCGCGACCACGTGCGCCTCGGTGGAACGCCACGCCGCGACGAGGTCGTCCAGTGCCGGTCGTACGGCGTCGGGGTCGTCCCAGGCGCCGGCGGCGTCCATGACCGAGGCCAGCCAGGAGCCGATGCCGTCGATCAGCAGGGCGCCGGGTCCCGAACGCAGGATGGGGGCCACGTCGGTGGTCTCCTCGGTGGTCCACCAGTGCGGGCGTCGTGAGCGGTGGGCGTCGACGCGGGCCTTCCACTCCGGGTCGTTCCGCGTGAAGGCGGCGGTCGCGACGTAGGTGACGCTCGGGTGGGACAGCAGGCGCAGCTCCGCCTCCGCCGACTTGCCCGAACGCGAGCCGCCCAGCAGCAGGGTCCGGTACGTGCTCTCGGACGGTCGTGCCCACCGGGCGAGGCGGCGACCCAGTTCGGCGGGGGAGGCGATGCGGTGGTCGTTGTGGACGGAGAGGACCCGGGTGGCGGCCGTGACCGCCCCTCGGTGGCGCAACCACCCGAGGTGTTCGGGATGCCCGATCAGGTCGAGGAGGACGGCGTCGTACGTCACATCCGACGCCGGCTCGGGGCACGCACCGGGCCCCTCCGAGACCAGGATCCGACCCCCGCCGGAGGGCCGTACGTCGTACCCGCCGGGGACCTCCGAACGCGGCAGTTCCCCCAAGGGCACACCGTCCACCAGCACACGCGTCGGCTCGAACGCGACACCCGCCGTCCGCAGCCCGTTGCAGGAGGCACAGCGGCAGCCGGGTTCGGGCCAGCCGTGGGGACCGGCGGTGCCCGGCAGTTCGATGTGCATGTCGCGTCGCACTCTACGGGCACGGGCGCCCACCGGGGCCTCGGCGGCGGCTAGTCTCACCTCCGACAAGGGAGGTCGAGCTTTCCATGCCGTGGAGCTGGCGTTTGCAGGGCAGCGACGGAAGCACCGTCACCGTGCCCGGTCTGCCCGAGGAGACGTTCACCACCCAGGCCGACGCGGAGACGTGGCTGGGAGTGAACTGGCGTGAGCTGCGGGCGGGCGGGGTCGAGCGGGTGGCCCTCCTGGAGGACGACGCCGTCGTCTACCCGATGAGCCTGCTCGACCCCGAGTGAGCCCGGGGGTGGTCAGGGGCGCTTGCTGGGGCTGACGGTCTTCGCCGGGTCGCGCACCACGACGGGGCCGAGCACGTCGTCGATGCGCCGCAGCACGTCCGCGTCCAGCTTGACCCCGCTGGCCTTCACGTTGTCGCGGACCTGCTCGGGGCGGGACGCCCCGACGATGGCCGAGGAGACGTTCGGGTTCTGCAGCACCCAGGCCACCGCGAGCTGCGCCATGGTCAGGCCCAGCTCCGCGGCGATCGGCTTGAGGTCCTGCACGCGGGTGAGGACGTCGTCCTTGAGCAGGCCCTTGATGAAGCGGGAGCCGCCGGCCTCGTCGACCGCCCGGGACCCGGCGGGCGGCGCCTGGCCCGGCAGGTACTTGCCGGTCAGCACGCCCTGCGCGATCGGGGACCACACGATCTGGCCGAGGCCCTCCCGCTCCGACAGGGGGACGACCTCCTCCTCGATGACCCGCCACAGCATCGAGTACTGGGGCTGGTTGGAGACGATCCGGTCGAGGCCCATCTCGTCGGCGATCTTCAGGGCCCGGGCGATCTCGTCCGCCCGCCACTCCGAGACGCCCACGTACAGGACCTTCCCCTGCCGTACCAGGTCGTCGAACGCCCGCAGGGTCTCCTCCAGCGGGGTCTCCACGTCGAACCGGTGCGCCTGGTAGAGGTCCACGTAGTCGGTCCGCAGCCGGCGCAGCGAGCCCTCGATCGACTCCATGATGTGCTTGCGCGACAGGCCCCGGTCGTTGCGGCCCGGGGCGGTCGGCCAGAACACCTTGGTGAAGATCTCCAAGCCCTCGCGCCGCTGCCCCTTGAGGGCCCGGCCGAGCACGTCCTCGGCCCGGGTCTCGGCGTAGGCGTCGGCGGTGTCGAAGGTGGTCACGCCCTCGTCGAGGGCCGCGTGCACGCAGGCCACGGCGGCGTCCTCCTCGACCTGGGAGCCGTGGGTCAGCCAGTTTCCGTAGGAGATCTCGCTGACCATGAGGCCGCTGCGGCCGAGGTGTCGAAAGTCCATGCCCCGAACCCTAGCGAGGGGTCCTCAGGCGTCGCCGTCGGTCTCGGCCTTCTTGCCGGGCTTCACCAGCGGCGCCGGCACCCGGAAACGGCGGATCTGCATCGCGCGCACGGCGGCGTACATCCCGACGCCCTTGCGCTCCTCGTCGGGGAACCGCTCGGCGGTCAGCTTCTTGACCCGCGTGCTGATCAGCACGCCCTCCACCAGCACGATGCCCAGCAGCAACGGCGGGGCGATCAGCAGGAGGAGCGCGGTGATCGGCGTCCGCACGAAGCTGAGCAGCACGATCACGAACATGGCGTACATGAGGTACGAGCCCATGGTGCGGCGGCCGTCGACGTAGTCGCGGGCGAAGCGGCGCACCGGGCCCTTGTCGCGCTTGAGCAGGTAGCGCTCGTCGCCCTGCTTCATGCCCTCGCGCGTCTTCACGCGATTCTGCGCCTGCCGCTCGCGGACCTGCTTGTACGCCTCTTTGCGGTCTCGCGGCGCGGTGATGTACTGCTGCCGGCGCTTCTGCGCCTCGCTGCGCTTGGGCGTGGGACGGCCCTTGCCCCCTGGCTTGACCGCCTCTGGGGCCTCCTCGGGGGCGGCGGCCTCGGTACGACGTCGGAACACGTGTTCAGGGTACCGTCCGTCGCCGCCCGACCCGTCCGGGGCGGCGGCCGTGGAACGATGCGTTCCCCGGGTACGTCCTACCGGGTACCTGCTCCATGACCCGGGGGCCTGCAACGTCATGGAGCCGCCGACCGTTAACGCGTAGGGTGATAACCACCCCAGCAGTGGTTATTGAGTACATCACGAAGGGACCGGCGCCGCGCGATGAGCGTGATGAAGCGAATGTCGATGATCTTCAAGTCCAAGGCGAACAGGGCGCTGGACCGCATGGAGGATCCTCGTGAGACCTTGGACTACTCCTACCAGCGCCAACTCGAGATGCTGCAGAAGGTCCGCCGCGGGGTGGCCGACGTCGCGACCTCGCGCAAGCGCCTGGAGCTGCAGATCCAGCAGTTGGAGCAGCAGCAGAACAAGCTGACCGACCAGGGCAAGAAGGCGTTGCAGGTGGGCCGCGAGGACCTGGCCCGCGAGGCGCTGACCCGCCGCGCCGCCCTGGACGCCCAGCTCGCCGACCTGCGGACGCAGTACCAGAACCTGCAGGGCGAGGAGGAGAAGCTCACGCTGGCCTCCCAGCGGCTGCAGGCCAAGGTGGACGCCTTCCGCACCCGCAAGGAGACGATCAAGGCCACCTACACCGCCGCCGAGGCCCAGACGAAGATCAACGAGGCCTTCAGCGGGATCTCCGAGGAGATGGGCGACGTCGGTCTGGCCATCCAGCGCGCCGAGGAGAAGACCGAGACCATGAAGGCCCGCGCCGGGGCCATCGACGAGCTGCTGGCCTCCGGGGCGCTGGAGGACTTCTCCGGCCCCCGCGACGACATCCAGGCGGAGCTGGACCGGCTGGGCTCCACCACCGGCGTCGACCTGGAGCTGGAGCGGATGAAGGCCGAGCTCGGCCAGGCCCCGACCCCCAAGCAGCTCGACGCGGGGTCCCCGACGGCCCAGCCCCAGCAGGCCCCGCAGCAGCAGGCGGCCCCGCGGGACGGCTCGTGGCCGCAGCAGCCCGGGGGTGCGCAGTGATCGTCCGGATCATGGGCGAGGGCCAACTGGACCTGGCCTCCGCCGATCTGACGGCCCTCAACAAGCTCGACGATCAGGTGGAGGCCGCGATCGAGGCCGGTGACGAGGCCCGGTTCCGCGCCGCCCTGCACGACCTGCTGGACAACGTCCGCCAGATGGGCAGGCCGTTGCCCGCCGACAGTCTGGAGCCCTCCGAGCTGATCCTGCCGCCGGCCGACTCCGCCATGGACGAGGTCCGCAGGATGCTCGGAGACGAGGGGCTCATCCCCGACTGACGGCGGACGGGTGCGGCCGGGCGACCCCAGCTCGTCGCCCTGCGGGCGACTTCGCCGGGGCCCGCCTCGGGCACCCGCCCGGCGGGACGAGCCCCGGAACCCCCTGATATGCGGGGAACCCCACCCCCTGGCGCCGATCTCCGGGCCTTAGGGGAGGGCGAGCATCTGGTCCAGGGCGACCTTGGCGTAGTGCGCGGTCTCCTCGTCCACCTGGATCCGGTTGACGACCTCGCCCCGGGCCAGCGACTCCAGCGACCAGACCAGGTG
The DNA window shown above is from Thermomonospora umbrina and carries:
- the lpdA gene encoding dihydrolipoyl dehydrogenase — encoded protein: MVDSGPFDIVVLGGGSGGYACALRAVELGMTVALIERDRLGGTCLNRGCIPTKALLHAAEVADQTREAATFGVKATFEGVDVAGVQAYKDKVVSTTVKGLTGLIKSKGITIVEGEGRLVGPTSVRVGDEVLEGRHIVLATGSAPRSLPGLDIDGERVISSDHALVLDRVPSSVVVLGGGVIGVEFASLWRSFGAEVTIVEALPHLLPLEEETSSKRLERAFRKRGIKFELGARFEGVERADGGVTVTLEGGATIAAELLLVAVGRGPVSDGIGLEDAGVELERGFVKVDEYCRTAVPSISAVGDLIATPQLAHVGFAEGILVAERLAGLSPAPIDYDGVPRITYSDPEVASVGLTTAQAAQRGYEITQVAYDLAGNPKSKILGTQGEVKVIAEKEGRVLGIHMVGARVGEMITEGQLIYNWEALPSEVAQLIHPHPTQSEAVGEAHLALAGKPLHVHG
- a CDS encoding leucyl aminopeptidase — protein: MTTISLDSAAPSALEVDAIVIGIVPDDTGGPSGPGLRAAEGAQDLEQALDGRLAAALKSVGATGAAGEITKLPTLGGLPAPVLVAAGLGDAVDAEALRRAAGAAVRALAGSGRVALALPAGSAEEVGAVALGALLGNYSFGRYRTGERKEPVAELTVLSAAEGGADALARAETLAASITLVRDLVNTPPSDLSPEDFAQIAARVGGEVGLGVEVLDEKALADGGYGGIVGVGQGSANPPRLVRLSYSHPEADKTVVYVGKGITFDTGGLSLKPAEAMDWMKSDMGGAGAVFGALHAIAALKPRVNVIGYLPLAENMPSGTAQRPSDVLTMYGGKTVEVLNTDAEGRLVLADALVRAGEDSPDLLVDVATLTGAQLVALGTRTAGVMANDDDVRAKVVSAADRAGEPSWPMPLPPEMRKGLDSAVADIANISGDRWGGMLVAGVFLAEFVPERVKWGHLDIAGPAFNKGEPYGYTPKGGTGAATRTLVQLAEDVAAGAL
- a CDS encoding adenosylcobinamide-GDP ribazoletransferase, yielding MIDGVRLAFSLLTVIRVPVGRVDRVVGGRAMVLAPVVGLVVGGTGALVMVAGDLLGLGGLLRAVLALGAMAVLTRALHLDGLADLADGLGSGRPAEGALEVMKRSDIGPFGVVTLLLVLLVQAAALAESEHGAFAVAVAAVTARLAFPWACRAGVPAARQDGLGALVAGTVRPAGAALVTVVTLTAAAACGAAVDGVQGAVSGGLAVLLGVGAALLTLRRAVRRLGGVTGDVLGALAEIAATTSLIVLAVR
- a CDS encoding bifunctional adenosylcobinamide kinase/adenosylcobinamide-phosphate guanylyltransferase → MHIELPGTAGPHGWPEPGCRCASCNGLRTAGVAFEPTRVLVDGVPLGELPRSEVPGGYDVRPSGGGRILVSEGPGACPEPASDVTYDAVLLDLIGHPEHLGWLRHRGAVTAATRVLSVHNDHRIASPAELGRRLARWARPSESTYRTLLLGGSRSGKSAEAELRLLSHPSVTYVATAAFTRNDPEWKARVDAHRSRRPHWWTTEETTDVAPILRSGPGALLIDGIGSWLASVMDAAGAWDDPDAVRPALDDLVAAWRSTEAHVVAVTDEVGLSLIPTTRAGRLYGDLLGTLNQRLAAESEETALIVAGRVLATPS
- a CDS encoding aldo/keto reductase family protein, translated to MDFRHLGRSGLMVSEISYGNWLTHGSQVEEDAAVACVHAALDEGVTTFDTADAYAETRAEDVLGRALKGQRREGLEIFTKVFWPTAPGRNDRGLSRKHIMESIEGSLRRLRTDYVDLYQAHRFDVETPLEETLRAFDDLVRQGKVLYVGVSEWRADEIARALKIADEMGLDRIVSNQPQYSMLWRVIEEEVVPLSEREGLGQIVWSPIAQGVLTGKYLPGQAPPAGSRAVDEAGGSRFIKGLLKDDVLTRVQDLKPIAAELGLTMAQLAVAWVLQNPNVSSAIVGASRPEQVRDNVKASGVKLDADVLRRIDDVLGPVVVRDPAKTVSPSKRP
- a CDS encoding DUF3043 domain-containing protein encodes the protein MFRRRTEAAAPEEAPEAVKPGGKGRPTPKRSEAQKRRQQYITAPRDRKEAYKQVRERQAQNRVKTREGMKQGDERYLLKRDKGPVRRFARDYVDGRRTMGSYLMYAMFVIVLLSFVRTPITALLLLIAPPLLLGIVLVEGVLISTRVKKLTAERFPDEERKGVGMYAAVRAMQIRRFRVPAPLVKPGKKAETDGDA
- a CDS encoding PspA/IM30 family protein; amino-acid sequence: MSVMKRMSMIFKSKANRALDRMEDPRETLDYSYQRQLEMLQKVRRGVADVATSRKRLELQIQQLEQQQNKLTDQGKKALQVGREDLAREALTRRAALDAQLADLRTQYQNLQGEEEKLTLASQRLQAKVDAFRTRKETIKATYTAAEAQTKINEAFSGISEEMGDVGLAIQRAEEKTETMKARAGAIDELLASGALEDFSGPRDDIQAELDRLGSTTGVDLELERMKAELGQAPTPKQLDAGSPTAQPQQAPQQQAAPRDGSWPQQPGGAQ
- the pspAA gene encoding PspA-associated protein PspAA encodes the protein MIVRIMGEGQLDLASADLTALNKLDDQVEAAIEAGDEARFRAALHDLLDNVRQMGRPLPADSLEPSELILPPADSAMDEVRRMLGDEGLIPD